One bacterium genomic window, AATATGTGTATGTCGACGCGAATACAGTGATTTATAGTGTGGAAAAAATTGATCCCTATTGGACAATATTACAACCCCTCTGGTATGGTGCACAACAGGGACAATTTTTGATCATCAGTAGTGAAATCATCATGTTAGAAATCTTAGTGAAGCCACTGAAAGAATCCGATACCGTGTTAGAATCTTGTTTTCGAGAATTTCTTACGGCATCACAAGAAGTGCAACTGATTCCTATCACCCTGTCTATTTTGGAACAATCTGCTTCCTTAAGAGCGAAGATGGGATTGAAAGCTCCTGATGCGATTCATGCAGCAACCGCGTTAACAAAAGGTAAAATTGTCTTTGTGACAAATGATCCAAGTTTTAAACGAGTTCCTGATTTGTCAGTGATTGTGTTACAAGAGATGGTTTCATAATAAGGGAA contains:
- a CDS encoding PIN domain-containing protein translates to MGKLILPPSEYVYVDANTVIYSVEKIDPYWTILQPLWYGAQQGQFLIISSEIIMLEILVKPLKESDTVLESCFREFLTASQEVQLIPITLSILEQSASLRAKMGLKAPDAIHAATALTKGKIVFVTNDPSFKRVPDLSVIVLQEMVS